The following proteins are co-located in the Streptomyces sp. NBC_01198 genome:
- a CDS encoding fatty acid desaturase family protein: MPTVLTTVEPPERAPDSGSSEFTPLLRAVREAGLLRRRRGHYVMSIAVNLLALAAVWTAVVLLGGTGSWWVLALALPAAVLSTRSGFVGHDAGHQQIAAARQVNRAIALFHGNLLLGMGAGWWTDKHNRHHANPNHVGKDPDVEVGALVWTRAQAVERKGFARFLTRHQARLFFPMLLLEGLALKVASFQDLRRLDRRGRLIEGSLLVAHLVGYAALLLTAMPLPQAIAFAALHHALFGVHLGCAFAPNHKGMEMPEEGARWGHLRRQVLTSRNVRGNPLVDFLLGGLNYQIEHHLFPSLPRPHLRLVRPLVRAHCARVGVRYTETGLFDSYAQALGHMHAVGAPLR, encoded by the coding sequence ATGCCGACCGTCCTGACCACCGTCGAACCTCCTGAGCGGGCCCCGGACAGCGGGTCGAGCGAATTCACCCCGCTGCTGCGCGCGGTGCGGGAAGCCGGGCTGCTGCGGCGGCGCCGGGGGCACTACGTGATGTCGATCGCGGTGAACCTGCTGGCACTGGCCGCGGTGTGGACCGCCGTGGTGCTGCTCGGCGGCACCGGGTCGTGGTGGGTGCTCGCCCTGGCGCTGCCTGCCGCGGTGCTGTCCACGCGCAGCGGCTTCGTCGGGCACGACGCCGGGCACCAGCAGATAGCGGCGGCCCGCCAGGTCAACCGGGCCATAGCCCTCTTCCACGGCAATCTGCTGCTGGGCATGGGTGCGGGCTGGTGGACCGACAAGCACAACCGGCACCACGCGAATCCCAACCATGTGGGCAAGGACCCGGACGTGGAGGTGGGCGCGCTGGTGTGGACCCGGGCCCAGGCCGTCGAACGCAAGGGCTTCGCACGCTTCCTGACCCGGCACCAGGCCCGGCTGTTCTTCCCGATGCTGCTGCTCGAAGGGCTGGCGCTGAAGGTTGCCAGCTTCCAGGACCTGCGCCGGCTGGACCGCAGGGGGCGGCTGATCGAGGGTTCGCTGCTGGTGGCGCACCTGGTGGGCTACGCCGCGCTGCTGCTGACCGCCATGCCGCTGCCGCAGGCGATCGCCTTCGCCGCGCTGCACCACGCGCTGTTCGGCGTGCACCTGGGCTGCGCCTTCGCCCCCAACCACAAGGGCATGGAGATGCCCGAGGAGGGCGCGCGCTGGGGGCATCTGCGGCGTCAGGTGCTGACCTCGCGCAATGTACGCGGCAATCCGCTGGTGGACTTCCTGCTTGGCGGCCTCAACTACCAGATAGAGCACCACCTCTTCCCGAGCCTGCCCCGTCCGCATCTGCGCCTGGTGCGCCCGCTGGTGCGCGCGCACTGCGCCCGCGTGGGCGTGCGGTACACCGAGACCGGGCTGTTCGACTCCTACGCGCAGGCACTCGGCCACATGCACGCGGTCGGCGCCCCGCTGCGCTGA